A stretch of Camelina sativa cultivar DH55 chromosome 18, Cs, whole genome shotgun sequence DNA encodes these proteins:
- the LOC104761265 gene encoding probable RNA-binding protein 18 isoform X1, producing MDTGGWVDEKSENRLYVGNLDLRINEAALIKMFSPYGKILSEDFLWHTRGPKKGEPRGYAFIQFSLKEEAELAKEKMHGRLACGRPLVVRLASEKHLEDSSHDHHSKRSLPEANRTRFVTGTSSTSGQMSRNEKVAAIKNKLKALDEDEKQDPKKQKM from the exons ATG GATACTGGTGGGTGGGTAGATGAAAAAAGCGAGAACAGATTATATGTTGGAAACCTGGATCTTCGAATAAACGA GGCTGCGTTGATAAAAATGTTTTCTCCATATGGGAAGATATTATCAGAAGACTTCCTTTGGCACACACGCGGGCCAAAGAAAGGAGAACCACGCGGCTATGCTTTCATTCAGTTCAGCCTTAAAGAG GAAGCTGAATTGGCGAAGGAGAAGATGCATGGGAGATTAGCTTGTGGTAGGCCTTTGGTTGTACGTCTAGCTAGTGAGAAGCATCTTGAAGATTCCTCTCATGATCATCATTCCAAAAGATCATTACCAGAAGCAAATAGAACGAGGTTTGTAACTGGAACTAGTAGTACCTCAGGACAAATGAGCCGAAACGAAAAAGTAGCTGCCATCAAGAACAAACTCAAAGCATTGGACGAAGATGAGAAACAAGATCCCAAGAAACAGAAGATGTAA
- the LOC104761268 gene encoding UDP-sugar pyrophosphorylase: MASTVDLNVFSSVPALQSNLGVLSPDQIELAKILLENGQSHLFQQWLGLGVDDKEKLAFFEQIALLNSSYPGGLASYIKTAKELLADSKVGKNPYDGFSPSVPSGENLSFGDENFIKMEKRGVVEARNAAFVLVAGGLGERLGYNGIKVALPRETTTGTCFLQHYIESILALQEASNKLASDESQRDIPFIIMTSDDTHSRTLELLELNSYFGMKSTQVHLLKQEKVACLDDNDARLALDPKNKYRIQTKPHGHGDVHSLLYSSGLLHKWLDAGLKWVLFFQDTNGLLFNAIPASLGVSATKQYHVNSLAVPRKAKEAIGGITKLTHADGRSMVINVEYNQLDPLLRATGFPDGDVNCETGFSPFPGNINQLILELGSYKEELQKTEGAIKEFVNPKYKDSTKTAFKSSTRLECMMQDYPKTLPPTARVGFTVMDIWLAYAPVKNNPEDAAKVPKGNPYHSATSGEMAIYRANSLILQKAGVKVEEPVKQVLNGQEVEVWSRITWKPKWGMIFSDIKKKVSGNCEVSQRSTMAIKGRNVFIEDLSLDGAVIVDSIDDAEVKLGGSIKNNGWTMETVDYKDTSVPEEIRIRGFRFNKVEQLEKKFTQPGKFSVED; the protein is encoded by the exons ATGGCTTCTACAGTTGATCTCAATGTCTTCTCATCAGTCCCTGCTCTTCAGAGTAACCTCGGAGTTTTGTCTCCTGAtcag ATTGAATTGGCAAAGATCTTATTGGAAAATGGTCAGAGTCATCTCTTCCAACAGTGGCTTGGACTTGGTGTCGATGACAAAGAGAAGCTAGCTTTTTTCGAGCAg ATTGCTCTCCTAAATTCGAGTTATCCTGGAGGTTTAGCATCATATATTAAGACTGCGAAAGAGCTTCTCGCTGATTCTAAAGTAGGGAAGAACCCATATGATGGTTTCTCTCCTTCT GTTCCTTCAGGAGAAAATCTTAGTTTCGGTGATGAGAACTTTATCAAAATGGAGAAAAGAGGTGTTGTTGAAGCTAGGAATGCTGCTTTTGTTCTTGTTGCTGGTGGTCTTGGCGAGCGTCTTGGTTACAATGGAATCAAG GTGGCACTTCCAAGGGAGACTACTACAGGAACATGCTTCTTGCAGCATTATATTGAATCTATACTGGCTCTTCAAGAAGCTAGCAACAAGCTCGCTTCTG ATGAAAGTCAGAGAGACATTCCTTTCATTATTATGACATCTGATGATACACATTCACGTACACTGGAGCTGTTAGAGTTAAACTCTTACTTTGGGATGAAATCTACTCAAGTACATCTTCTAAAACAG gAAAAAGTTGCATGTCTTGATGATAATGATGCCAGGCTTGCATTAgacccaaaaaacaaatacaggATCCAG ACGAAACCTCATGGCCATGGCGATGTACATTCACTTCTTTATTCCAGTGGCCTTCTTCATAAATG GCTTGACGCTGGTTTaaaatgggttttgtttttccaagATACAAATGGACTTCTCTTCAAT GCAATTCCAGCTTCGTTGGGTGTGAGTGCTACCAAACAGTATCATGTTAACTCTCTTGCTGTTCCCCGCAAGGCGAAAGAAGCCATCGGAGGAATTACTAAACTTACCCATGCGGACG GGAGATCTATGGTGATCAATGTGGAGTACAATCAACTTGATCCTCTACTAAGAGCAACTGGATTCCCTGATGGGGACGTTAACTGTGAGACAGGCTTTTCCCCTTTCCCGGGAAATATTAATCAA TTGATTCTGGAACTTGGTTCATACAAAGAGGAGTTGCAAAAAACTGAAGGGGCAATCAAAGAGTTTGTTAATCCAAA ATACAAGGATAGCACCAAAACGGCGTTTAAATCTTCAACTCGTTTAGAGTGCATGATGCAAGATTATCCAAAAACATTGCCTCCAACTGCACGAGTTGGATTCACG GTGATGGATATATGGCTTGCTTATGCACCTGTCAAGAATAATCCTGAAGATGCTGCTAAG GTACCAAAGGGAAATCCATATCACAGTGCAACTTCTGGAGAAATGGCGATTTATCGTGCTAACAGCTTAATTCTTCAGAAG GCCGGTGTCAAAGTAGAAGAGCCTGTGAAGCAGGTCTTGAACGGCCAAGAGGTTGAAGTATGGTCTCGTATCACATGGAAACCCAAATGGGGAATGATCTTCTCTGATATCAAAAAGAAAGTCAGCGGGAACTGCGAGGTCTCTCAGAGATCTACGATGGCTATAAAGGGTCGTAATGTGTTTATTGAAGATCTCTCCTTGGATGGTGCTGTTATAGTAGATTCCATTGATGATGCAGAG GTGAAACTGGGAGGTTCGATCAAGAACAATGGTTGGACCATGGAGACAGTAGATTACAAGGACACATCGGTTCCGGAAGAAATAAGAATCAGAGGTTTCAGATTCAACAAAGTGGAGCAACTCGAAAAGAAGTTCACTCAACCGGGAAAATTCTCTGTGGAAGATTGA
- the LOC104761263 gene encoding uncharacterized protein LOC104761263 translates to MLTSLPFLNATSIPSPSSPVPFLRRPHIVSRQNTLPAFSVKADSQRLSSSPSLHSSLFSPFGSRCKRFIGQYPIRSVTVRSQLSTPLISPNDEWGMWTALFATGAFGIWSEKTKIGSAMSGALVSTLIGLAASNLGIISSEAPAFSVMMNFLLPLAVPLLLFRADLRRVIQSTGKLLFAFLIGSFATTVGTVLAYLLVPMKSLGSDSWKIAAALMGRHIGGAGNYIAIAKALDVSPSVIAAGLAADSVICALYFMSLFALASKIPAESAPPESTSDDGVIVKKSRDKITVIQMATGIVVSLAICKVATVFTTYLGISGGSLPAITAIVVVLATIFPSQFDHLAPSGEAMALVLMQVFFAVLGASGNIRSVISTGPSIFMFALLQIVIHLGVLLGIGKVMKIELRLLLLASNANVGGPTTAAGMATEKGWSSLIVPGILVGIFGIAIATFLGIVFGVKVLKFM, encoded by the exons ATGTTGACGAGCTTACCGTTCCTGAATGCAACTTCAATCCCATCTCCGTCGTCACCGGTACCTTTTCTCCGACGACCTCACATTGTTTCCCGCCAAAACACTCTTCCTGCCTTTTCTGTTAAAGCTGACTCTCAGCGCCTTAGCTCCTCTCCTTCTTTAcattcttctctgttttcaccGTTTGGTAGCCGATGCAAGAGATTTATCGGACAGTATCCGATACGATCAGTTACAGTAAGATCGCAGTTAAGCACGCCTCTCATTTCTCCCAACGATGAATGGGGAATGTGGACTGCTCTCTTCGCCACTGGAGCTTTCGGTATTTG GTCGGAAAAGACAAAAATAGGAAGTGCGATGAGCGGTGCACTAGTGAGCACTCTAATAGGACTTGCAGCTAGCAATTTAGGGATCATTTCTTCAGAAGCTCCTGCTTTCTCTGTAATGATGAACTTCTTGCTCCCGTTAGCTGTTCCTCTGCTTTTGTTTAGAGCAGATCTTCGCCGTGTGATTCAATCTACTGGAAAacttctctttgcttttctcATCGGATCAT ttgcTACAACGGTTGGGACTGTTTTGGCTTACTTACTCGTACCGATGAAATCGCTTGGTTCTGATAGTTGGAAAATAGCAGCTGCCCTTATGGGAAGACATATTGGTGGAG CTGGAAACTACATTGCAATAGCGAAAGCTCTCGATGTATCTCCTTCAGTGATAGCTGCTGGACTTGCTGCTGATAGTGTTATATGTGCATTGTATTTCATGTCATTGTTTGCTTTAGCCTCTAAAATACCTGCTGAATCTGCACCACCAGAAAGTACTAGTG ATGATGGTGTGATTGTCAAGAAAAGCAGAGACAAAATTACTGTGATACAAATGGCTACAGGAATAGTTGTGTCCTTAGCTATATGCAAAGTTGCAACTGTTTTCACAACGTATTTAGGGATTTCGGGCGGTAGCTTACCAGCGATAACTGCTATAGTTGTTGTTTTAGCAACTATATTTCCGTCTCAATTCGACCATCTCGCACCATCTGGAGAAGCAATGGCTCTAGTTCTGATGCAG GTGTTCTTTGCAGTGTTGGGAGCAAGTGGAAACATAAGGAGTGTAATAAGCACAGGTCCAAGCATATTTATGTTTGCTTTGTTACAAATAGTGATACATCTTGGGGTGTTACTAGGAATAGGGAAGGTGATGAAGATAGAGCTACGGCTTTTGCTTCTTGCATCAAACGCAAATGTTGGTGGACCAACAACTGCTGCGGGAATGGCTACGGAAAAGGGATGGAGCTCTTTGATAGTTCCCGGGATTCTTGTCGGAATATTTGGGATCGCCATTGCAACATTCCTAGGGATTGTGTTTGGGGTTAAAGTCCTCAAGTTCATGTGA
- the LOC104761262 gene encoding uncharacterized protein LOC104761262 isoform X2: MKSNDGVELPWKVVAKGSRSSTRRSKKPVVRVAASGIEAEDKIATGSVVARKAKPEKLRVSVQGQHFPERVEHVPLKKRRFLVRSLSPSKKSSGQCEGSENKAQINRVSPVSRLNPNLISDVHDEKPDCSGHDFSGIKILADAACSTELNNDLSPAIDRLLAEEYVVQQQDASTISTHAEGNNSSAGTAYVSHTAVDSNDQGRQSNSDIVAPQINPLKNLVKELADVQSVEHNRVTSGGMITPKKTSIALSDESSTERPTANVAASECETLAPDSGVVTMSEKSSADEPTERNKGEGLKNVIFHWDLNEPCGVEDEASGRDVEGEITESIAPKESGPIHGSKDSMGGVIASDDHTKTSSPSGPKADAATKNEKECQSGYDSQFEDGELREPYPWEETEGETGEVEQLDYGSEPEAERFYSMESEKGILADKNFRHIKSEPGDAPRIGEANEGSDIEKQVVVNMSDSHPKKGSSSPSRSFGSKPYKKLPSHDAIQRRRPDNSEGLSTVPDRFVGRGDPSGMHTPGRGGYFNGWDSKRRFSHPNYKGGSSGFRRPRPKSMADDQGMMNGFDESGSGPGPGPGPDGHERRQFSDGGYRGRFRRFPDDRDRNFRGLHSDTNQFPSRMHNRMSSNWRERGGSPVYRRLHHSQSESRSRSRSPVSWNGRNRSSPPPPTGRVRADERMMERVRLPFQKRYLVDQEMGYMSPPRNRMSSPRFFEGRNNDAGENHNNSFRGRKFRPGQRFDVGNSMRRLNADKNNDNNNFRPFIRNRRFDGAEENTTCLNRFEMAQQERARRSEATADGGGNDIRRFKFNEEQPVVVANNDNNNKQS; the protein is encoded by the exons ATGAAAAGCAATGATGGTGTAGAGCTTCCCTGGAAAGTGGTTGCTAAAGGTAGCAGAAGTTCAACAAGGCGTAGTAAGAAACCAGTTGTACGTGTTGCAGCCTCAGGTATTGAGGCAGAAGACAAGATTGCAACTGGCTCAGTAGTAGCGAGAAAAGCAAAGCCTGAAAAg CTTAGGGTTTCTGTTCAAGGTCAGCATTTCCCTGAAAGAGTAGAACATGTTCCGTTAAAGAAACGGAGATTTCTGGTTCGCTCCCTGTCACCTTCAAAGAAGTCATCTGGTCAATGTGAAGGCTCAGAAAATAAAGCGCAGATCAACCGTGTTTCGCCTGTTTCGAGATTAAACCCAAATTTGATCTCAGACGTTCATGATGAAAAGCCTGATTGCAGTGGTCATGACTTTTCTGGTATCAAGATCCTTGCTGATGCTGCTTGCAGTACGGAATTGAATAATGATCTTTCACCAGCTATTGACCGGTTGCTTGCCGAAGAATATGTTGTTCAGCAACAAGATGCCTCTACCATTTCAACTCATGCTGAAGGTAATAATTCATCAGCTGGAACTGCCTATGTCTCGCATACTGCAGTTGATTCCAATGATCAGGGTCGGCAAAGCAATAGCGATATTGTAGCGCCTCAGATAAATCctttaaaaaatttggtcaaAGAGTTGGCTGATGTGCAGAGCGTAGAGCACAACAGAGTGACCTCTGGAGGGATGATAACACCTAAAAAAACCAGTATTGCTCTTTCGGATGAATCCTCAACAGAAAGACCGACGGCTAATGTTGCAGCAAGTGAATGTGAAACTTTAGCACCTGATAGTGGAGTTGTAACGATGTCAGAGAAATCATCTGCCGATGAGCCCACTGAAAGGAACAAGGGTGAAGGCCTTAAAAATGTTATCTTCCACTGGGATTTAAATGAACCTTGTGGTGTAGAAGATGAAGCCTCTGGAAGAGATGTAGAGGGAGAAATCACAGAGTCTATTGCCCCTAAAGAGAGCGGACCTATTCATGGAAGTAAGGACAGTATGGGTGGGGTAATTGCATCAGATGATCATACAAAAACTTCATCACCATCTGGGCCTAAGGCTGATGCAGCtactaaaaatgaaaaggagTGCCAATCTGGTTATGACTCCCAGTTTGAGGATGGAGAGTTGAGAGAACCATACCCTTGGGAAGAGACTGAGGGAGAAACAGGAGAG GTTGAACAGTTGGATTACGGGTCTGAGCCAGAGGCTGAGAGATTCTACTCAATGGAATCTGAGAAGGGAATCTTGGCAGACAAGAATTTCAGACATATTAAAAGTGAGCCTGGTGATGCACCGAGAATTGGGGAGGCTAATGAAGGAAGTGACATAGAGAAGCAAGTTGTTGTTAACATGAGTGATTCACATCCTAAGAAGGGCTCTTCGTCTCCTTCAAGGAGCTTTGGGTCAAAACCATACAAGAAGTTGCCTTCACATGATGCCATCCAGAGGAGAAG GCCTGATAATTCTGAAGGGTTGAGTACGGTTCCAGATAGGTTTGTTGGGAGAGGTGATCCGTCAGGGATGCATACTCCTGGGAGAGGAGGGTATTTTAATGGTTGGGATTCCAAACGACGCTTCTCCCACCCTAATTACAAAGGCGGTTCCTCTGGTTTCAGGCGTCCACGGCCTAAAAGCATGGCAGATGATCAAGGTATGATGAACGGCTTTGATGAGTCAGGGTCAGGACCGGGACCAGGACCAGGACCAGATGGTCATGAACGTAGGCAATTCTCAGATGGTGGATACCGAGGTCGGTTTAGGAGATTCCCAGATGATAGGGATCGTAATTTCAGGGGTCTTCACAGTGATACCAACCAATTTCCTAGTCGGATGCACAACCGGATGAGTAGTaattggagagagagaggtggCTCTCCGGTATACAGGAGATTGCACCACTCGCAATCAGAGTCAAGATCCAGAAGCCGTTCTCCAGTCTCGTGGAATGGCAGAAACAgatcatctcctcctcctcctacagGTAGGGTTAGAGCAGACGAGAGGATGATGGAAAGAGTGAGGTTGCCTTTCCAGAAACGGTATCTTGTAGATCAAGAGATGGGTTACATGTCACCTCCGAGAAACAGAATGTCGTCGCCGAGGTTCTTTGAAGGGAGGAACAATGATGCTGGAGAGAATCATAACAACAGCTTCAGGGGAAGGAAGTTCCGGCCTGGACAGAGATTTGATGTGGGAAATTCTATGAGAAGACTGAATGCTGACAaaaacaacgacaacaacaactttagaCCATTTATTCGGAACAGAAGATTTGATGGCGCGGAAGAGAACACTACATGTCTGAACAGGTTTGAGATGGCTCAGCAGGAGCGGGCTCGACGGTCTGAGGCCACAGCAGATGGAGGTGGTAATGATATTCGACGGTTCAAGTTTAATGAAGAACAGCCAGTGGTGGTAGccaacaacgacaacaacaacaaacagtCATGA
- the LOC104761262 gene encoding serine/arginine repetitive matrix protein 2-like isoform X1, giving the protein MKSNDGVELPWKVVAKGSRSSTRRSKKPVVRVAASGIEAEDKIATGSVVARKAKPEKLRVSVQGQHFPERVEHVPLKKRRFLVRSLSPSKKSSGQCEGSENKAQINRVSPVSRLNPNLISDVHDEKPDCSGHDFSGIKILADAACSTELNNDLSPAIDRLLAEEYVVQQQDASTISTHAEGNNSSAGTAYVSHTAVDSNDQGRQSNSDIVAPQINPLKNLVKELADVQSVEHNRVTSGGMITPKKTSIALSDESSTERPTANVAASECETLAPDSGVVTMSEKSSADEPTERNKGEGLKNVIFHWDLNEPCGVEDEASGRDVEGEITESIAPKDSGPIDGSKDSMGGVTASDDHTKTSSPSGPKADAATKNEKECQSGYDSQFEDGELREPYPWEETEGETGEVEQLDYGSEPEAERFYSMESEKGILADKNFRHIKSEPGDAPRIGEANEGSDIEKQVVVNMSDSHPKKGSSSPSRSFGSKPYKKLPSHDAIQRRRPDNSEGLSTVPDRFVGRGDPSGMHTPGRGGYFNGWDSKRRFSHPNYKGGSSGFRRPRPKSMADDQGMMNGFDESGSGPGPGPGPDGHERRQFSDGGYRGRFRRFPDDRDRNFRGLHSDTNQFPSRMHNRMSSNWRERGGSPVYRRLHHSQSESRSRSRSPVSWNGRNRSSPPPPTGRVRADERMMERVRLPFQKRYLVDQEMGYMSPPRNRMSSPRFFEGRNNDAGENHNNSFRGRKFRPGQRFDVGNSMRRLNADKNNDNNNFRPFIRNRRFDGAEENTTCLNRFEMAQQERARRSEATADGGGNDIRRFKFNEEQPVVVANNDNNNKQS; this is encoded by the exons ATGAAAAGCAATGATGGTGTAGAGCTTCCCTGGAAAGTGGTTGCTAAAGGTAGCAGAAGTTCAACAAGGCGTAGTAAGAAACCAGTTGTACGTGTTGCAGCCTCAGGTATTGAGGCAGAAGACAAGATTGCAACTGGCTCAGTAGTAGCGAGAAAAGCAAAGCCTGAAAAg CTTAGGGTTTCTGTTCAAGGTCAGCATTTCCCTGAAAGAGTAGAACATGTTCCGTTAAAGAAACGGAGATTTCTGGTTCGCTCCCTGTCACCTTCAAAGAAGTCATCTGGTCAATGTGAAGGCTCAGAAAATAAAGCGCAGATCAACCGTGTTTCGCCTGTTTCGAGATTAAACCCAAATTTGATCTCAGACGTTCATGATGAAAAGCCTGATTGCAGTGGTCATGACTTTTCTGGTATCAAGATCCTTGCTGATGCTGCTTGCAGTACGGAATTGAATAATGATCTTTCACCAGCTATTGACCGGTTGCTTGCCGAAGAATATGTTGTTCAGCAACAAGATGCCTCTACCATTTCAACTCATGCTGAAGGTAATAATTCATCAGCTGGAACTGCCTATGTCTCGCATACTGCAGTTGATTCCAATGATCAGGGTCGGCAAAGCAATAGCGATATTGTAGCGCCTCAGATAAATCctttaaaaaatttggtcaaAGAGTTGGCTGATGTGCAGAGCGTAGAGCACAACAGAGTGACCTCTGGAGGGATGATAACACCTAAAAAAACCAGTATTGCTCTTTCGGATGAATCCTCAACAGAAAGACCGACGGCTAATGTTGCAGCAAGTGAATGTGAAACTTTAGCACCTGATAGTGGAGTTGTAACGATGTCAGAGAAATCATCTGCCGATGAGCCCACTGAAAGGAACAAGGGTGAAGGCCTTAAAAATGTTATCTTCCACTGGGATTTAAATGAACCTTGTG GTGTAGAAGATGAAGCCTCTGGAAGGGATGTGGAGGGAGAAATCACAGAGTCTATTGCCCCTAAAGACAGCGGACCTATTGATGGAAGTAAGGACAGTATGGGTGGAGTAACTGCATCAGATGATCATACAAAAACTTCATCACCATCTGGGCCTAAGGCTGATGCAGCtactaaaaatgaaaaggagTGCCAATCTGGTTATGACTCCCAGTTTGAGGATGGAGAGTTGAGAGAACCATACCCTTGGGAAGAGACTGAGGGAGAAACGGGAGAGGTTGAACAGTTGGATTACGGGTCTGAGCCAGAGGCTGAGAGATTCTACTCAATGGAATCTGAGAAGGGAATCTTGGCAGACAAGAATTTCAGACATATTAAAAGTGAGCCTGGTGATGCACCGAGAATTGGGGAGGCTAATGAAGGAAGTGACATAGAGAAGCAAGTTGTTGTTAACATGAGTGATTCACATCCTAAGAAGGGCTCTTCGTCTCCTTCAAGGAGCTTTGGGTCAAAACCATACAAGAAGTTGCCTTCACATGATGCCATCCAGAGGAGAAG GCCTGATAATTCTGAAGGGTTGAGTACGGTTCCAGATAGGTTTGTTGGGAGAGGTGATCCGTCAGGGATGCATACTCCTGGGAGAGGAGGGTATTTTAATGGTTGGGATTCCAAACGACGCTTCTCCCACCCTAATTACAAAGGCGGTTCCTCTGGTTTCAGGCGTCCACGGCCTAAAAGCATGGCAGATGATCAAGGTATGATGAACGGCTTTGATGAGTCAGGGTCAGGACCGGGACCAGGACCAGGACCAGATGGTCATGAACGTAGGCAATTCTCAGATGGTGGATACCGAGGTCGGTTTAGGAGATTCCCAGATGATAGGGATCGTAATTTCAGGGGTCTTCACAGTGATACCAACCAATTTCCTAGTCGGATGCACAACCGGATGAGTAGTaattggagagagagaggtggCTCTCCGGTATACAGGAGATTGCACCACTCGCAATCAGAGTCAAGATCCAGAAGCCGTTCTCCAGTCTCGTGGAATGGCAGAAACAgatcatctcctcctcctcctacagGTAGGGTTAGAGCAGACGAGAGGATGATGGAAAGAGTGAGGTTGCCTTTCCAGAAACGGTATCTTGTAGATCAAGAGATGGGTTACATGTCACCTCCGAGAAACAGAATGTCGTCGCCGAGGTTCTTTGAAGGGAGGAACAATGATGCTGGAGAGAATCATAACAACAGCTTCAGGGGAAGGAAGTTCCGGCCTGGACAGAGATTTGATGTGGGAAATTCTATGAGAAGACTGAATGCTGACAaaaacaacgacaacaacaactttagaCCATTTATTCGGAACAGAAGATTTGATGGCGCGGAAGAGAACACTACATGTCTGAACAGGTTTGAGATGGCTCAGCAGGAGCGGGCTCGACGGTCTGAGGCCACAGCAGATGGAGGTGGTAATGATATTCGACGGTTCAAGTTTAATGAAGAACAGCCAGTGGTGGTAGccaacaacgacaacaacaacaaacagtCATGA
- the LOC104761265 gene encoding uncharacterized protein LOC104761265 isoform X2 — translation MHGRLACGRPLVVRLASEKHLEDSSHDHHSKRSLPEANRTRFVTGTSSTSGQMSRNEKVAAIKNKLKALDEDEKQDPKKQKM, via the coding sequence ATGCATGGGAGATTAGCTTGTGGTAGGCCTTTGGTTGTACGTCTAGCTAGTGAGAAGCATCTTGAAGATTCCTCTCATGATCATCATTCCAAAAGATCATTACCAGAAGCAAATAGAACGAGGTTTGTAACTGGAACTAGTAGTACCTCAGGACAAATGAGCCGAAACGAAAAAGTAGCTGCCATCAAGAACAAACTCAAAGCATTGGACGAAGATGAGAAACAAGATCCCAAGAAACAGAAGATGTAA
- the LOC104763406 gene encoding uncharacterized protein LOC104763406: MATSLSLLNVTGISLPSSRLLRRRSHIVSRKDLPELSAKPVPSRLSLSPASLSRFRNGSDRFLSPDSSLPELSSPLRSVTVRSLSTPLISPNDEWGTWTALFATGALGLWSENTKVGAAMSGALVSTLVGLAASNLGIISSQAPAFAVVLNFLLPLAVPLLLFRADLRRVVQSTGKLLLAFLIGSVATTVGTALAYYLVPMRSLGPDSWKIAAALMGRHIGGAVNYVAISNALGVTPSVLAAGLAADNVICALYFAALFALGSKIPAEAVPPPTTEAEAETNKGSETQNKIPVVLIATGIAVSLAICKVGALLTKHFGISGGSLPAITAVVVILATVFPSQFGRLAPSGEAMALILMQVFFTVVGASGNIWSVINTAPSIFLFALVQIGTHLAVILGIGKLLNIELRLLLLASNANVGGPTTAAGMATAKGWNSLIVPG; the protein is encoded by the exons ATGGCGACGAGCTTGTCGTTACTCAACGTGACCGGAATCTCGTTACCGTCGTCGAGGTTACTTCGCCGGCGTTCGCACATTGTCTCACGCAAGGATCTTCCTGAATTATCGGCTAAACCAGTCCCTTCGCGGCTTAGCTTATCTCCCGCTTCGTTGTCGCGATTTCGTAACGGAAGCGATAGGTTTCTCTCGCCGGATTCGTCGTTACCGGAATTATCTTCTCCGCTCCGATCGGTTACTGTGAGATCGTTGAGTACGCCTCTCATTTCTCCAAACGATGAATGGGGAACTTGGACTGCTCTCTTCGCTACTGGGGCTCTTGGTCTCTG GTCGGAGAATACAAAGGTCGGAGCCGCGATGAGTGGTGCGTTGGTCAGCACTCTAGTTGGGCTAGCAGCTAGCAATCTAGGGATCATTTCTTCCCAAGCTCCTGCTTTTGCTGTAGTTTTGAATTTCTTGCTTCCGTTAGCTGTTCCTCTGTTGTTGTTTAGAGCTGATTTGCGCCGAGTGGTTCAGTCTACTGGAAAGCTTCTCTTGGCTTTTTTGATTGGATCAG TTGCCACAACCGTCGGTACAGCTCTAGCATACTATCTTGTGCCAATGAGATCACTTGGCCCGGATAGTTGGAAGATTGCAGCTGCTCTCATGGGAAGGCATATCGGTGGAG CCGTTAACTACGTAGCTATATCAAATGCTCTCGGAGTTACACCATCGGTTTTAGCCGCTGGACTTGCTGCTGATAATGTTATATGCGCATTATATTTCGCGGCATTGTTTGCTTTGGGATCCAAAATTCCTGCGGAAGCTGTACCACCACCGACTACTG AGGCAGAGGCAGAGACGAACAAAGGTtctgaaactcaaaacaaaattccTGTGGTACTGATAGCTACTGGAATTGCTGTGTCATTAGCTATATGCAAGGTCGGGGCTTTGCTGACAAAGCACTTTGGGATTTCGGGTGGTAGCTTACCGGCTATAACCGCAGTTGTTGTTATTTTAGCAACCGTCTTTCCGTCCCAGTTTGGACGTCTTGCTCCATCTGGAGAAGCCATGGCTCTAATTCTGATGCAG GTATTCTTCACGGTGGTGGGTGCGAGCGGAAACATATGGAGTGTGATAAACACGGCGCCGAGCATATTCTTGTTTGCCTTGGTCCAAATTGGGACACATCTAGCTGTGATATTAGGCATAGGAAAGCTGCTAAACATCGAGCTAAGGTTGCTGCTTCTAGCATCAAATGCTAATGTCGGAGGACCCACGACTGCAGCTGGAATGGCGACTGCAAAGGGATGGAACTCGTTGATAGTTCCGGGG